The following are from one region of the Anaerolineae bacterium genome:
- a CDS encoding FKBP-type peptidyl-prolyl cis-trans isomerase encodes MTHANKGDIVKVHYTGKLENGSVFGTT; translated from the coding sequence ATGACACACGCAAATAAGGGTGACATCGTGAAGGTTCATTACACCGGCAAATTGGAGAATGGAAGCGTATTTGGTACTAC